A window of Flammeovirga kamogawensis genomic DNA:
TTATTTTTATAAATGTAAGTAAGGTCTGTAATAAAATCTGTAGTAGCTAAGTCTATCATAAGAGTAGTATGGAGTGAATATGTTAGTTAAATCAATTTTAGCATTACAGCTTTTTTTATTGTATTCATAATATTAGAAGTGCCAGTTTTTGCAGTAATATTTTTCTTATGCGTACCAACAGTATGTACACTAACATTAATTTTATCAGCTATTTGTTGGTTAGACAAACCATTACTCACTAAAAATAGAATCTCAATTTCACGATCAGATAATTGAGTAGTTCTAATATTTTGCTCCAACTCTTCTTGAGAACAAATAGAATGAAAAGAAAATTTATGTATTGACGTGATAATACTAATTCCTTCTTTACCAATATTCTGAAAATGATCTTTAATAATAGAGACAGAAGCAGAACAAATTGCAATCTTATTATCTGTGGTTAGTTGATCTATTGAAACTTCACAAACACATTCTGAAATGGAAGTATCTTTTCTGACTAGAGGGAAATGAAAAAACACATTGTAATCATTATATGTAGTGATATGTTGATGTATAAATGTGTTGTAAATATTTATATAATTTTCAATATTTTGATCAAAGAAACTACTATCTGTAAAATGAAAATCTGAATTATTTAGAATTTCATTTTTAATATAACCTGTTTCATTTTCAAAGTTATCTGATATACTTGAAATTGTAAGGTTTATGCAGTCGTAAGTAAAGTGAAAAGTATTACCAAGACTCAGGTATGTATCAAACCTAGTATTCTTGTTCATTAAAGTGAGTAGTAAAAAAGTATTTTTAAATCTGCAGTATTTAGTAGAAGCAATTTAATGGATTATTCTAATAATTAAATAAAAAAGCAGTAAAGAATCGAAATCCTTTACTGCTTTTTTATAGTTGATGTGTGTTATGTGTTACGCTAACGCAGCAATGTATAAGTTAATTGCAGATAATAAACCAATAACCCACATTACTTTTGATACTCTTTTAATTTGACCACTACATAATGCAATGATTAAATAAGACAGAAAACCAAATGTTAAACCATTACTGATACTGTAAGTTAAAGGCATTAAAATAATAGTTAAGAAAGCAGGCGCTCCCTCTACTAAATCACCAAACTCAATATCTTTTATATTTTTAAACATATAAATACCTACCATTACTAATGCAGGAGCAGTAGCAAATGCAGGAACAATAGTTACAATTGGAGCAAATAATAATGCTATTGCAAATAAAGCAGCTGTAACTACAGAAGCTAAGCCAGTTCTAGCACCCTGAGCAATTCCTGAAGCAGATTCAATATATGTTGTTGTTGTAGATGTTCCCAAAACAGAACCAATTACTGTAGCCAGTGAATCAGCTTCTAATATTCTTCCAATTTTAGGAATATTGCCCTTTTCATCCACCATTTTAGCTTCATAAGAACAAGCAACAATAGTACCTACAGAATCAAATAAATCAACAAACATGAATGAGAAAATTGGCGCAATAAAAGCTAAATCCAATGCACTCATAATGTCTAGTTTAAAAGCAATAGGTGACATAGATGGAGGTAATGAAACAATTTCTGATGGTAAAGCTACTTCACCCATGCCCATACCTACAATTGTCATTACTATAATTCCAATTAGAATTCCTCCTCTAACTTTCATTACTTCTAAAACAACTATAAAGATTAATCCTAATAGAGCAATAATAGTTGGTGTACCTAAGTGCCCTAAACCAACTAATGTAGCAGGGTTAGAAACCACTAGACCCATATTTTTAAAACCTATAAAAGTAATAAAAAGACCGATCCCAGCCGATGTAGCCAAACGCAATGATAAAGGAATTGCATTTACAATTTTTTCCCTAACACCTAAAACAGTAAGTAGTATAAAAGTAATTCCTGATATAAATACAATACCTAAAGCTGTTTCCCATGGTAAACCTCTACCAAGAACTAAAGCATACGTAAAAAATGCATTTAATCCCATACCAGGAGCCATTGCAAAAGGAACTCTCGCCCATAAAGCAGCTAATAAAGTACCAATTAAAGCTGCCACACATGTAACAGTAAATAATGCACCTTTGTCCATGCCTGCTTCTCCTAGAATACTAGGATTTACAAATATGATATAGGCCATTGTAAGGAAAGTAGTTACCCCTCCAATTACTTCTTGACGTTTGGTAGAACCGTGTTTTTTAATATTAAAAAAACGTTCTACAAATCCATTTTCTGCCTGTGAATTATTCATTTCAGGTTTTGTTGTAGTATTAGTAAATTAATTGAATTGGTTGCAGTAAAATTACCATGTTAAACGAACTGCTGCTTGTGGTGCAGTTACAGATAATTCACTGTTGTAGTGCATATATAAATCTAAACCTACTTCAAGTTTAGTAAACTCGTCAGGCATAAAATATTGACCTAAATTGTAAAGAATTCTTGGTTGAGCAAGAAAATCTGTTCCCCACATATAGTTGTTATTTTCTGTATCAACTCCATTTGGAATAAAATCGAAGAAACCTTGTAAACGGATTCCTAATTTTCTGGATAATGGGATATCATAAACACCTGTAATTTGTGCTAAGTTAGATTGCTGACCAGCAAAAATTGCAGACTTATAGTATACCATCAACTTTAAGAAAGTATCATAGTTTGCCGTTTTAAAAGTGACACCTAAACCACCTAAAAGTGCATAATAACCAGAGTAAGATACGTTTAATTGACCTTCTGCAGAGAAATCTTTGAAAATCCAGAAACCACAATCTTTACCTGTAATTTTATTTAATGATAACCACGGAGACCATTCTGTATATAAACGAATAGGACCTTCTGTACCTTCAACTGGTGCACCTGTTGTAGGATCAAAAATTGGAACTCCATTTTGATCAAATTGAAGATCAGGAATCATATTGTCTGCAGCCATAAAGTTAATGAACGCATAATTACCACCGTAACTCCATTCAGAAACGTGGTCTAAAGTTAATAGCCACATATTTCCATTGTCAGTATTGTTACCAAACTGAAAATCTTTATTGCCACTTCCATAAGCAATTTGACCAAAAGTAGAATTGTAGTTCTGAGCAACTGACTTTGTTGTTGTCAGAAAGAGTACAGAAACGAATAACGTAAGAAGTGATAAGTTTTTCATGATCTTGTTAAACCAGAGTTGAATAAATAAAAGAATTAGAAAAGAGAAAAGGAATATTTCCTGCTCTTGTATGAACAGATAATATTCCTTTTTCTAGAATAAAAAATGTATAGATATGCTTTCGTAAAGTTGTAATTGAATACGACCTATTACTATCGCCTTTATCTCGAGATGCGTCTATTAAACTACCTAAAAAACTAGCAAACATTAATGCTATTATACTTGCACCATTATTTTGGTAAGGTAAACTCTTAGAAGTGTTTAAAACGTTTTTATTACGTTTAAAATGAGAGGTTTTATAAAAAGGTAATGAAAATAAAGAGAATAAATTAGTAACTCTTTTTTTACATGACTTTAACCTACGTGAGGCTGTAGTGTTAAGCTTTATGTCCTTTTTATGAAGCAAGTTTGTATTGTAGTTTCGATAGAAGTTGTGCAAATGTATTATTTAGTTTTTTAATTTTATAACATTTTGTTAATTAATGTAATATTTAAGGGTAAAGTAGGATTTTTTTACTTCTGTTTATTTATTAATTTTTACTAAATTGAACTCACAGATGAAAATGCTTATCTTATACATATCTTAAAATTTCGTTATTTAAATAATCAGATGAAGTCTACTATCACAATTGTACTGTTAACCCTATTTTTATGCGTAAATAATAGTTTTGCTACCAAAGAAAAAGATAAATTAATACCCGTAAGTAAAGACAATAAATGGGGATATTGTAACACTTCTAAGGATTTGGTAATCAATTATTTATTTGATGGTGTTGAGCCCTTTAATGACAGTGGACTTGCCATAGTTACTGTTAAACAGAAAAAAGGTGTAATTGATTTAAATGGTGAATGGGTAATTAAACCTAAATATTCAGAAATAAGACAAACTCTGAAAGACCAAGAATATATTGTCTATAACACTAAGAACAAAGCAGGGATTATTAGTGGTAGAGAAGAAAAATTATTACCAATAAAATATGATAGTATCCGAGTTTTTGATCAATTCGATACTTATTTGGTATATCAAAATAATAGCTGTGGATTGTATAGTGTTAAAGAAAGGAAGTGGAAGATAGATCCAGTTTACAAGTCTTTAGTTTTTGATATAAATAACTTTCTTTTGATAGAGAATGAGCAAGGTGTGGGTATTTTAGATCCAATATCATATAGTATGATAACGGAGCCAAAAGTCTCTCATTCTAAAAGTAGAGGAATTGCAACAACAGAATTAATCACTTTTGATAAATGGGATGATATAGCGGCTATAAAAACTGTAAATGGTTATAACCTTATCAATAAAAAAGGAGAATTACTTACTCAACCATCTGAAAGTCAAATTAGAGAGATTGATACTGAGTATTACCAATCGCAAGGTTTTGATATTGCAGATAATGCCCTTTATATATCTAAAAATATAATTTATTCACTAGAAGAAGATGGTACTATTGTAACAACTGAGTTAGAAGATCATAAAATAAATCCTCATCCAAGTTTTGAAATAAAAAAGGTAACAGCTGGAAGTTATGTTCTTTTTAATGACGATGAAGAAATCCCTCTTAAATACGATAGTTTAGTTTATTTTAATCATAGAGTTTTACAAGGTATATCTTTTGATTCAGAAACTGGAGAAACAAAACATACATTGATATCTTTAGATGAAGAGAGCTTAGGTGAAATTCTAGTAAATGATTATGAATCTTTGAGGAGTTATTCTCCAGTGTTAGAAGGAGACAAACCTGTAGAATGGATTATTGTAATGGATGATCAAAATAAGCAAGGGGTTTATGATATAGACTTACATGAGTTTGTTGTGGATATTAAATACGATCAACTTTATACACCTTATGTAGAAGAATATGGATTATTGATTGTTGGTAATAGAGGTGAAAAATATGCTTTTTATGATATAAATAAACAAAGCCTAGTTACTGATATGAGGTATGAATCTACTGTAGGACTTGAAATTGAACTTACACATAAAATACTTTTATTGGAACGAAAAGTGAAAGATGGGCCAGCACGTCAAGTAACTGATCTTTATTCACTAAAGGATAAAAAGTTAACTGGTACTTCTATCAATGGGCATGCAATATCTATGAGACACCAAAAAGGGACTGTGCATTACAGTAATAACCGTAAAGGCTGGGAGCAAAATATAGATTATCAATTTTCTGAGTTTGCCCCAGAACATTACGCTTTTATGTTCTTACAAGATAAAGGTGAAGGGAAAATTGGAATTGGCTTTTTGGATAAGGATTTTAATACCGTTTTTCCATCTAAATATGCAACAGTAGAATTTGTAGAAGAAGGTAACCCTTATTTAAAAGTAACAGATTTTGAATTTAACGAAGGCATTGTGAAAACAGACGGAAGTGTTGTAGTTCCGTTAGGTAAATATGTAAGTGTAGGGGCCATGAAAGATGGTATGGCACCTGTTGTAGATCAAAACGGAAGGTCGTTTTATATTAATGAAAAAGGAGAAGAGTATTCTGTAAATGATTGATATGTAGTTCTTTATAATTGATTTTGATTGGTTAATATCGTATATTAAGAATAATAGTTAATTCTAATAACTAATTTGTTGAGTAAAACTTGACAGATTTTTTATCTCTACAAATTTATCCAAGCTAAAGTTTTTCAAGTCAATCAATTGATGAAAAACTATTATTAACCAAATCAAAAACAACTATGAATGCTGCAAATGACCAAAATGAGTTCAAAAAACTCTTTGATTCCTACCGTAAATCAAAAAGTAAAGAAGTAAAAAGTATCTCATTTTTGGATTACTTAGAAGAGGTTCAAAAATCTTCAGAATTATCAGATTTAGCCCATAAACGGATGTATAAATCAATTACATCAAATGGCTTTTCTAATCTTGATACTGAGAAAGATGTACGTTTAAGAAGGATTTTTGGACCTCATACAAAACTTAAAAGTTATAATTTTTTTAAAGATGAATTTTTCGGAATTGAAAAGGTATTACAAAAGTTAGTACGTTATTTTCATTCTGCTGCTTTAAAAGGTGAAGAAAGTAGACAAGTTCTGTTTTTAGTAGGGCCTGTTGGTGCTGGTAAATCATCATTAATAGAAAAATTAAAAAGTGGTTTAGAAGAGTCTACCCCATTTTATTTTTTAGAAGGTTCTCCAATGAATACAAACCCTTTATTGGCTATTCCAAAAGAATTACGCCCAGAAATGGAAAGTAGGTTAGGAGTAGAAATAGAAGGAGAATTAGATCCCGTTACCCAATATATTCTTGATAACGAATACAATGGTGATTTTACAAAGTTTAAAGTTATCAAAAGAGAATTTAGTATTCGAAAAAGACATGGAATTGGGATGGTCCCTCCAGTAGACCCAAATAACCAAGATACCTCTGTTTTAATTGGGTCTGAAGATATATCGAAATTAGATAGATATAGTGAAGATGATCCACGAGTGTTAACACTTAACGGTGCTTTTAATGTAGGAAATAGAGGATTAGTAGAGTTTATAGAGGTATTTAAAAATGAAATTGAATACTTACACGTAATGTTAACGGCTACTCAGGAGAAACGAATACCTGCTCCAGGTAAACATGGTATGATTTACTTTGATGGCGTAATATTAGCTCACTCTAACGAGGCAGAGTGGAACAGGTTTAAAGCAGACCATACAAATGAAGCAATCTTAGACCGTATTGTAAAAGTAGAAGTACCTTATGTATTAGAAATATCAGAAGAGATAAAAATTTACAAAAAAATAATTAATAAGTCTGATTTTAATGCACACATAGCACCGCATTCTTTAGAAATAGCCTCTATGTTTGCCATACTTACGCGATTAAAACCAACCAATAAATGTGATTTACTTACAAAACTTAAGCTGTATAATGGTGACGAAGTAACTGAAAATGGGCAATCGAAACGTATAAATGTTCTGGAGTTAAAAGAAGAACATGAAGATGAAGGAATGAGTGGTATTTCAACACGATTTATCATGAAATCATTAGATAACGCATTATCAGATACTGAAACAAATACAATACATCCAATTGCAGTTTTAGATGCACTACAAACCAAGTTAAAAGAAGAACCAATGGCAGGGGATGTAAAAGATGGTTATATGCACATCTTAAAGGATATTTTATATAAAGAATATCTTAAAATGCTAGAGGGAGATATTACTAAGGCATTTGTACATGCTTATGATGAACAAGCTGAATCATTATTTCAAAATTACTTAGACCACGTAGAAGCTTATGTGTTAAAACGTAAAGTAACTGGCCAGAATAATGAAGAACTTGATCCTGATGTGAAGTTTTTAGAATCTATTGAACAACAGATAGGAATTTCTGGGACGGCTGCAGATGGCTTTAGACAAGATGTAATGAGCTACGTGACGCATATTCTACGTCGTAATGGAGAGTTGCATTATTCTAGTTACGAACCATTGAAAGAAGCGATAGAGAAAAAATTAATGGCTTCGGTAAAAGATATTACTAGAATAATTTTAAAAGCTAAAACAAGAGATGATAGCCAAAAATCGAAATATAATGAAATGGTAAATCAAATGATAAGTATGGGCTACAATGAAGAAAGTGTAGAAGCTGTGTTATCGTTTGCATCAAATAATTTGTGGAAAGACTAATGTTTTCACCTCTGCTATTTATATAGAGTAGCAGAGGTATTTCACATCATTATTTTAATTAAAAACCTCATTATGGCTATTTTTAAAGAATTTAGTAAACAGAAAAGAGATCGTTCTGTAGCAGATAGGCAGCGTCATAAAGATTTAGTGAAAGATAAAATAAAGAAAGGTATTGCTGATGTAATTGCGAACGAATCTATTATTGGACAGAACAAAGACAAAAAAATAAAAGTACCAATTCAAGGTATTAAGGAGTACCGATTTGTGTATGGTTCGAATAAAAGTAAAGGAGCTGCTCAAGGAACGGGACAAGAACAAAAAGGACAAGTTATTCAAGATCAAAATGCACCAGCTCAAAAAGGACAAGGTAAGGGAGAAGCAGGACAAGACCCTGGTGAAGATATATATGAAACAGAAATAACTTTAGAAGAGGCTATTGGGTTAATGTTCGAAGACTTGGAACTTCCTGATATGGATAAAAAGAAATATTTTCAGACAGACACTGAGGTATTTCGAAAATTGGTGGGATATCAGAAAAAAGGCATTCGTGCTCGTTTATCAAAAAGAAAAACCATGATGAACAGGATTAAACGAATGAAAGCTAAAGGGATTGATAGTACCACAATGCCAGAAGACGAAGAAGTGTTTCCTTTTCATAACGATGATTTAGTTTATAGAAGACTTCAGGTAGATACAGAAGAACATTCGAATGCAGTTGTAATGTGTTTAATGGATACGTCTGGCTCAATGGATCAAACAAAGAAATATCTTGCTCGGAGTTTCTATTTTATGTTATATACCTTTTTACAAACAAGGTATGAAAACACTGAAATTGTTTTTATAGCCCATCATACAACAGCAAAAGAAGTTACCGAAGATGAGTTCTTTCATAAAGGAGAATCAGGTGGTACAATAATATCTTCAGCCTATCAAAAAGCATTAGAGATTATTGAAGAAAGGTATAACCCTGTTCTTTGGAATATTTACGCATTTCACTGTTCAGATGGAGATAATTTTTCATCTGATAATAAAAAAGCGATTGAGTGTGCTACAAAACTTACTGAGGTCTGTAATCTATTTGGGTATGGTGAGATAAAACCTGATATGGGGTATTCTTGGTCTACAATGTTAGATGAATACAAGAAAATTGAAGAAGATAATTTTGTTTGTTTAAGAATGAGATCGAAAGATGCTGTATGGCCTGCTTTAAAGAAATTTTTAAATAAGGACAAGACTAACTCTTTAATGGATTAAAGAACTTGAAGAACCAAAAAACAATACAATTATGGACTGGACATTAGATGATTTAGCCCGTTGGAACGATAAAATAGAAAGAATTGCTCAAGATTGTGGTTTAGATTATTACCCACAGGAATTTGAAGTTTGTGATTATCATGACATGATTGGTTACCAATCATATGTTGGTATGCCCTCAAGGTATCCTCATTGGAGTTTTGGGAAATCTTTTGAAAAACAAAACACCATGTATAAGTTAGGTATGTCTGGTTTGGCCTATGAAATGGTTATTAACTCCAATCCATGCTTGGCGTATCTTATGATCGATAATCCATTATCTATGCAAGTATTGGTAATGGCACATGTATATGGACACAATGATTTTTTTAAGAATAATATTAATTTTTCGCATACAAGAGCTGAGTTAGCATTAGAATCATTTAAGTTAAATGCAGATAGAATTAGATCTTATATAGAGACACCCGGAATTGGTTATGAAGGTGTAGAGAGAATTCTTGACGCAGCACATGCTATCAGTTTTCATGTAGATAGAAACCAACGTATTGTAAGGTTGTCTGAAGACGAACAAAAGCTGAGACACTTTGGACAATTAAACAGAGAAAGAGCAGCATGGGACGATTTAAAAATTGATGTTGATAAAGAAGAAGAGTTTATTCCAACCTTATCAGAAGATTTAATATTATTTCTAATTGAACATAGCCGTTTTTTAGAAGATTGGGAAAAAGATATATTGAGAATAGTACGTGATGAAACATTGTATTTTCTCCCCCAAATGGAAACAAAAATTATGAACGAAGGATGGGCCAGTTTTTGGCATTATACAATTCTGCATAAACTTAATTTACCACCGGCAATGCATGTAGATTTTATTCGTTCACATAATCAAGTAATCCGTCCTCATTTAGGAGGATTAAACCCATATCATATAGGCTTTACGCTAATGACACATTTGGCAGGGAAAAAAGATATGTTTGAATACGAAATCAATCAACAAATATTTGACGTGAGAACTATAGATAGAGATGCTTCTTTTTTAAGACGTTTCTTGACTCAAGAATTAATGGAGGAAATGGGTCTTTTTGAATACAATCAAAATAATGGTCAAGTAAAGGTTTCTAATGTATCAAATGATTTTAAAGGTTGGAAAGAAGTAAGAGATACATTAATTGCACAAACAGGAACTGGGAGTATTCCTATTATAAAAGTGAAGGGAATTGCTCCATTATCAAATACATTGCAGTTACAACACGAGTTTGATGGTAGAGAATTAGAGTTAGGATATGTAAATAAGACATTGGCCTACATTTCAACTTTATGGTCAGATTTTCCTGTTGTTTTGAATACAAATGTAGATGGAAAAGAAGTGAGTTGTGAATATAAAAATGGAGAGTTTTCGGTTTCTCAAAATGAAATAGATGACGAGTAGCATTTATTTGTGTAAACAAGTATCGTAAAATGAACACCTTTTTTATAAAAGTTATGATTTTTTACATCTTATTTGTCCAAAGATTGTGATCTACAAAGTCTTGTATACTGTATTATTAAATAAAATATAACCTTGTAAGTAGCTGTTTTATAGTTGTTTATGAGGTTTTTTTAACATTATTTTTTTGGTTGGATATCAATCAATATCAAAAGTGATTCTTGTCACTTAAAAGGTGTGATTATGCTTACTGTTGAAGTATTTAGACATTAATAGTTTTGTCTTATAATCAACTAATATTTTAATATGGGAAAATCGATACTACGTTACATAATTCCACCACCTGAGTGGAGATTTGCGGCTATCATTTCCATAGGTATGTTAGCTGGAGTAGCTACTTACACACTTTATGTGTCGAATGCTTTTTCGTATTTATCAGATGATCCGAAAGCGTGTGTAAACTGTCACTTAATGGCTCCAGAATATGCAACATGGCAACATAGTTCGCATAGAGAAAATGCTTCTTGTAATGATTGTCATGTTCCGCAGGACAATATTTTTAACAAGTATTTCTTTAAAGCGAAAGATGGATTATACCATGCGAGTATGTTCACATTAAGGTTGGAACCACAAGTAATTCAGATTAAAGAAGCAAGTAGCGACGTAGTACAAGCCAATTGTGAAAGATGTCACAATAATTTGAATGAAAATATTGGATTATTGGACAGCAACACAAAAATGGCGATACACGGAGAAGGTAGATTATGTTGGGATTGTCATAGGGAGGTACCTCATGGCAGAGTCAAAAGTCAATCTTCAACTCCAAATGCTCGGGTACCTGTGAAAGGAAGTCCAACACCTGCATGGTTAAAATCCATTATGGATAAATAATCAGCGGGAATTTATAACAATAGATAATATAAGGTAACAAACAACCCTATTTACAAATGTCACTTAAAAAAATTATAAATGATAAACCTGCAGTAGGTTGGCTAATATTTGCTCTAAGTATGGGAGTAGTATTTGGCTTAGGTTTATTAGCTTCTTCAATTACAGAAAGAAGATTAGAAGGGGAGTATTTAAATGCTCAAAAAAGACCTATCGCAAAGTTAGAACCAAGAAATGAAGTTTGGGGAGAAAACTACCCAAGAGAATTTGAATCATATTACGAAACTAAAGACACTACTTTTAGAAGTAAGCACGGCGGTGGAGCTATGATTGATATGTTAGAAGAAGATCCAAGATTGGTGATTCTTTGGGCAGGTTATGGTTTCTCTAAGGATTACAACCAAGGTAGAGGTCATGCTTATGCAGTAGAAGATATTCATAATACTTTAAGAACAGGTGGTCCTTTAAACGAAAATGAAGGTCCTATGCCAGCTACTTGTTGGACTTGTAAATCTCCAGACGTTCCAAGATTAATGAACGAGTTAGGAGTAGAGGAATTCTATAAAGGAAAATGGGCACGTCATGGTGCTGAAATTGTAAACCCAATTGGGTGTGCAGATTGTCACGATGAAAAATCTATGGACTTGAAAATTACTCGTCCTGCATTAATTGAAGCTTTTGAAGCACAAGGAAAAGATATTTCTAAAGCATCTCACCAAGAAATGAGATCATTAGTTTGTGCACAATGTCACGTAGAATATTACTTTGATAAGAAGTTACCTGGTAAAGAAGGAACTCCTTACTTAAAATTCCCTTGGAAAGACGGTATGACTGTTGACGACATGGAGAAATACTACGATAACATAAACTTTAGCGATTGGACGCACAAATTATCACGTGCTCCAATGTTGAAAACTCAGCACCCAGATTACGAATTATTTACAGAAGGTATTCACGGTCAAAGAGGTGTTTCTTGTGCAGATTGTCATATGCCTTACAAATCTGAAGGAGGACAAAAATTCACAGATCATAAATTACAATCTCCTCTTAACAACGTTGCAAATTCTTGCCAAGTATGTCATAGAGAATCTGAAGGTAGCTTAATCAAGAGCGTTTACGAACGTCAAGATAAGATTATTGAAACGAGAAATGAGCTTGAAAAAATGTTAGTAAGAGCACACATCGAAGCAAAAACTGCTTGGGATAATGGTGCTACTGAAAAGCAAATGGAGCCAATCTTAAAAGCTATACGTCACGCACAATGGAGATGGGACTTTACTGCGGCATCTCATGGTGGTTCTTTCCACGCTCCTGTAGAAATGGGTAGAATTGTAGCTACTGGTATGGATAGAGTATTAGATGCTCGTGTAAAATTAGCACGTCTTCTTTCTAAATTAGGTGTTGGAGATGTTCCTTATCCTAATATCCAAACTAAAGCACTTGCTCAAAAGTACATTGGAATGGACTTGAAAAAGTTAGAAGCTGAGAAAGAGAAATTCAAGGAAGAGTTACTTCCAAAATGGATTGAAGAAGCTCAAAAACGTGAGGCAACTTACGATGA
This region includes:
- the nrfH gene encoding cytochrome c nitrite reductase small subunit; its protein translation is MGKSILRYIIPPPEWRFAAIISIGMLAGVATYTLYVSNAFSYLSDDPKACVNCHLMAPEYATWQHSSHRENASCNDCHVPQDNIFNKYFFKAKDGLYHASMFTLRLEPQVIQIKEASSDVVQANCERCHNNLNENIGLLDSNTKMAIHGEGRLCWDCHREVPHGRVKSQSSTPNARVPVKGSPTPAWLKSIMDK
- the nrfA gene encoding ammonia-forming cytochrome c nitrite reductase, coding for MSLKKIINDKPAVGWLIFALSMGVVFGLGLLASSITERRLEGEYLNAQKRPIAKLEPRNEVWGENYPREFESYYETKDTTFRSKHGGGAMIDMLEEDPRLVILWAGYGFSKDYNQGRGHAYAVEDIHNTLRTGGPLNENEGPMPATCWTCKSPDVPRLMNELGVEEFYKGKWARHGAEIVNPIGCADCHDEKSMDLKITRPALIEAFEAQGKDISKASHQEMRSLVCAQCHVEYYFDKKLPGKEGTPYLKFPWKDGMTVDDMEKYYDNINFSDWTHKLSRAPMLKTQHPDYELFTEGIHGQRGVSCADCHMPYKSEGGQKFTDHKLQSPLNNVANSCQVCHRESEGSLIKSVYERQDKIIETRNELEKMLVRAHIEAKTAWDNGATEKQMEPILKAIRHAQWRWDFTAASHGGSFHAPVEMGRIVATGMDRVLDARVKLARLLSKLGVGDVPYPNIQTKALAQKYIGMDLKKLEAEKEKFKEELLPKWIEEAQKREATYDEKFYQSK